A genomic stretch from Candidatus Zixiibacteriota bacterium includes:
- a CDS encoding extracellular solute-binding protein produces MLISPHWEGIKYEFERGFRQAYQRETGRSVHFEWMDVGGTSETLRFIESEFKSKPGGIGIDILFGGGLDPYLALQKSGLLLPYPLPASLLEKIPSRLGGVPLYDPSHHWYGATLSGFGIVYNKAVLRRARLPAVTTWEGLASPELFTWVGSSDPRKSGSVHMAYEIILQAYGWEKGWRIITGLGANVRNFTSSASQVPKDVAIGEVAYGLAIDFYAWAQVKEAGADLIGYVMPGNLTIINPDCIGILKGAPNRKVAEAFLRFVMSEDGQKLWLWTVGTPGGPQRFELGRFSVLPSLYEASGNRTAVQMNPFKWQSDFTFDSKKGAARWSIVNDLIGALIIDQKQHLNRAWKAALAGGLTEQEWQRLAATPISEAEALELARSKWKDPVFRNQRINDWIEFARAKYRTNAAPRLLAAERLSLYGFALIALGLVTYAWKRKTHER; encoded by the coding sequence GTGCTGATTTCCCCGCACTGGGAAGGGATCAAGTACGAGTTCGAAAGGGGGTTCAGGCAAGCTTACCAGCGGGAGACCGGCCGGAGCGTGCATTTCGAATGGATGGACGTGGGCGGAACGTCGGAAACCCTCCGCTTCATCGAATCGGAATTCAAGAGCAAGCCGGGCGGAATCGGTATCGACATCCTCTTCGGAGGGGGCTTGGACCCTTACCTTGCGTTGCAGAAGTCGGGCCTTCTGCTTCCCTATCCCCTTCCAGCTTCTCTGCTGGAAAAAATCCCGTCCCGCCTGGGCGGCGTTCCGCTTTACGACCCGAGCCATCATTGGTACGGCGCCACGCTTTCTGGATTCGGTATCGTCTATAACAAGGCCGTGTTGCGCCGGGCGAGGCTTCCCGCCGTGACGACGTGGGAGGGACTGGCGTCGCCGGAGCTTTTCACCTGGGTGGGCTCTTCCGACCCGCGCAAGAGCGGCAGCGTTCACATGGCCTACGAGATCATCCTCCAGGCTTACGGTTGGGAAAAAGGCTGGCGCATCATCACCGGCCTCGGAGCCAATGTCCGCAACTTCACAAGCTCGGCCAGTCAGGTCCCCAAGGACGTCGCCATCGGCGAGGTCGCTTACGGCCTGGCGATCGACTTCTACGCGTGGGCGCAAGTGAAAGAGGCCGGGGCGGACCTGATCGGCTACGTGATGCCAGGGAACTTGACGATCATCAATCCCGACTGCATCGGTATTCTCAAGGGCGCCCCGAATCGGAAGGTCGCCGAAGCGTTTCTCCGCTTCGTCATGTCCGAGGATGGCCAGAAGCTCTGGTTATGGACGGTCGGAACGCCGGGAGGGCCGCAGCGCTTCGAGCTCGGCCGCTTCAGCGTCCTGCCGTCCCTCTACGAGGCATCCGGGAATCGAACCGCCGTGCAAATGAACCCGTTCAAATGGCAGTCGGATTTCACCTTCGACTCGAAAAAAGGCGCCGCGCGCTGGAGCATCGTCAATGATCTGATCGGCGCGCTGATCATCGACCAGAAGCAACACCTCAACCGCGCCTGGAAAGCGGCCCTGGCCGGCGGTCTGACGGAGCAGGAATGGCAGAGACTGGCGGCAACGCCGATCTCGGAGGCCGAGGCGCTGGAGCTGGCCCGGTCGAAATGGAAGGACCCGGTTTTCCGCAACCAGAGGATCAACGACTGGATCGAGTTTGCGCGGGCGAAGTACCGCACGAACGCCGCCCCGCGGCTGCTGGCCGCCGAACGGCTGAGCCTTTACGGCTTTGCGCTGATCGCGCTGGGGCTGGTCACTTACGCCTGGAAACGGAAAACCCATGAACGATAA
- a CDS encoding ABC transporter ATP-binding protein has product MNDKDSVGLRFEAVTKVLGQVKAVDHLSLEIRPGELFFLLGPSGCGKTTALRLIAGFYTPDEGRILFNGHDQSRVPPHKRNTGMVFQNYALWPHMDVQSNVAYGLRMRRLPEHEQKQRVARALEIVQMQDYATRSPNQLSGGQQQRVALARALVVEPDVVLLDEPLSNLDAKLRVEMRAQIKEIHRKIGRTMIYVTHDQAEALSMADRIAVLRQGRVVQVGTPRELYRRPRSAFVAGFIGGSNLLRGTLEATGELWTVRTSAGLLRATGGAEGVATGDAVVCSIRPECVRWEARAGSYASSPECTNRLSARVQSIMYLGNTEEYSFSLPGGGSLRAVEYNPAETRAAVGAEATLEFDPRDVIVLPQEHDGEPVATL; this is encoded by the coding sequence ATGAACGATAAAGATTCCGTCGGCCTCAGGTTCGAGGCGGTGACGAAGGTTCTCGGCCAGGTCAAGGCGGTGGACCACCTGAGCCTGGAGATCCGGCCCGGGGAGCTGTTCTTTCTCCTCGGGCCTTCCGGTTGCGGCAAGACCACGGCGTTGCGCCTGATCGCCGGCTTTTACACCCCGGACGAAGGCCGGATTCTCTTCAATGGGCACGACCAGAGCCGGGTCCCGCCGCACAAGCGCAATACCGGGATGGTCTTCCAGAACTACGCGCTCTGGCCGCACATGGACGTGCAAAGCAACGTCGCCTACGGCCTCAGAATGCGCCGTCTGCCGGAGCACGAACAGAAGCAGCGAGTGGCCCGCGCGCTGGAGATCGTGCAGATGCAGGACTATGCGACGCGCTCGCCCAACCAGCTCTCGGGCGGGCAGCAGCAGCGCGTCGCGCTCGCGCGCGCGCTGGTCGTCGAGCCGGACGTCGTCCTGCTGGACGAGCCGCTCTCCAACCTGGACGCCAAGCTCCGCGTGGAGATGCGGGCGCAGATCAAGGAGATCCATCGCAAGATCGGGCGCACGATGATCTACGTCACCCACGATCAGGCCGAAGCTCTTTCGATGGCCGACCGCATCGCGGTTCTGCGGCAGGGTCGCGTCGTGCAGGTGGGGACGCCGCGCGAGCTTTACCGCCGTCCCCGTTCCGCCTTCGTCGCGGGATTCATCGGCGGCAGCAACCTGCTCCGCGGCACGCTCGAGGCGACCGGCGAGCTGTGGACGGTCAGGACCTCGGCCGGCCTCTTGAGAGCGACGGGCGGAGCCGAGGGTGTTGCGACCGGGGACGCGGTCGTGTGCTCGATCCGACCCGAGTGCGTGCGCTGGGAGGCCCGCGCCGGCTCATATGCCTCTTCGCCGGAATGCACCAACCGGCTTTCGGCCAGGGTCCAGAGCATCATGTACCTGGGAAATACGGAAGAATACTCGTTCTCGCTCCCCGGCGGGGGATCGCTCCGCGCCGTGGAGTACAACCCTGCGGAAACGCGCGCGGCGGTCGGCGCCGAGGCAACACTTGAATTCGATCCCCGGGACGTGATCGTCCTGCCTCAGGAGCATGACGGTGAGCCGGTGGCGACGCTATAA
- a CDS encoding iron ABC transporter permease: MSRWRRYNLTAADIVVVSLLLLFFAVFMLYPLGYVFSNAFYTPDGLSVVFFRLMLSSPSYVAILANSINLGLAVTFFTTLLSLPLALLLVRYDFPGKAFLNGLILIPLVLPPFVGAIGMRQILARFGSLNLLLMETGLIDRPIDWLGGGSFWSVVILEVLHLYPVMYLNVAAALANVDPSLEEAARNLGADGRKLFRTVTFPLMLPGYFAGAIIVFIWAFTDLGTPLVFEYRDVIAVQIFNMVTDLHQNPMGYAFVVAVMAITLFFFYLSKQLIGGTSYEMLGRGHAVSAARPASLPIRVCAYAAVLGISAFALLPHLGIFLTSISSRWFLTVLPSDYTLRFYQGVFSHDLTLLSIKNSLFLSSLSTLIDIVLGVAIAYLLARKRLPGRDVLDALAMLPLALPGLVVAFGYVAAFSATPLDARDNPVPLLVIAYAVRRLPYMVRAAYAGFQQSSAVLEEAAMNLGASPLKALWQITLPLIFANLVAGAVLSFSFAMLEVSDSLILALKEQYYPITKAIYALLARIADGPYIASAMGMLGLGLLAGSLFLASRLFGRRLGELFRA, translated from the coding sequence GTGAGCCGGTGGCGACGCTATAACTTGACCGCCGCCGATATCGTGGTGGTCTCCCTGCTGCTGCTCTTCTTCGCGGTCTTCATGCTCTATCCGCTGGGCTATGTTTTCTCCAACGCGTTTTACACGCCCGATGGCTTGTCCGTGGTTTTTTTCCGGCTCATGCTGTCGAGCCCGAGCTATGTCGCGATCCTGGCCAACAGCATCAACCTCGGTCTGGCGGTGACCTTCTTCACCACCTTGCTGAGTCTTCCGCTGGCGCTGCTTCTCGTCCGCTACGATTTTCCCGGCAAGGCCTTCTTGAACGGGCTGATCCTGATTCCGCTCGTGCTCCCGCCTTTCGTCGGCGCTATCGGCATGCGCCAGATCCTGGCGCGCTTCGGCTCGCTCAACCTGCTGCTCATGGAGACCGGACTGATCGACCGGCCGATCGACTGGCTCGGCGGCGGCAGCTTCTGGAGCGTCGTCATCCTCGAGGTGCTTCACCTCTATCCGGTCATGTACCTGAACGTCGCGGCGGCCCTGGCGAACGTCGACCCCAGCCTGGAAGAAGCGGCGAGAAACCTGGGAGCGGACGGGCGCAAGCTCTTCCGCACGGTGACCTTTCCGCTCATGCTCCCGGGCTACTTCGCCGGAGCGATCATCGTTTTTATCTGGGCCTTCACCGATCTCGGCACCCCGCTGGTGTTCGAGTATCGGGACGTGATCGCCGTTCAGATCTTCAACATGGTCACCGACCTGCACCAAAACCCGATGGGTTACGCGTTCGTCGTCGCGGTCATGGCGATCACGCTGTTCTTCTTCTACCTCTCCAAGCAGCTGATCGGCGGCACGAGCTACGAAATGCTGGGCCGGGGACACGCGGTTTCGGCCGCGCGCCCCGCATCGCTGCCGATCCGCGTCTGCGCCTACGCCGCCGTTCTGGGAATCTCGGCGTTCGCCCTGCTCCCGCACCTGGGAATCTTCTTGACGTCGATCAGCAGCCGCTGGTTCTTGACCGTGCTGCCGTCGGACTACACGCTGAGGTTTTACCAGGGGGTCTTCAGTCACGATCTCACGCTGCTCAGCATCAAGAACAGCCTTTTCCTGAGCAGCCTCAGCACGCTGATCGACATCGTCCTGGGCGTCGCCATCGCTTATCTGCTGGCCCGCAAGCGGCTGCCCGGACGCGACGTTCTGGATGCCCTGGCGATGCTGCCGCTCGCCTTGCCGGGGCTGGTCGTCGCGTTCGGTTACGTCGCCGCGTTTTCGGCCACGCCGCTCGACGCGCGCGACAACCCGGTGCCGCTGCTGGTGATCGCGTACGCCGTGCGCCGCCTGCCCTACATGGTGCGCGCGGCCTACGCCGGATTCCAGCAGAGCAGCGCGGTCCTCGAGGAGGCCGCCATGAACCTCGGGGCCAGCCCGTTGAAGGCGCTCTGGCAGATCACCTTGCCGCTGATCTTCGCCAATCTCGTCGCCGGGGCGGTGCTTTCGTTCTCGTTCGCGATGCTCGAGGTGAGCGACAGCCTGATCCTGGCGCTGAAAGAGCAGTACTATCCCATCACCAAGGCGATCTACGCGCTGCTGGCGCGGATCGCCGACGGTCCCTACATCGCGAGCGCCATGGGCATGCTGGGGCTGGGACTGCTGGCGGGAAGCCTGTTCTTGGCCAGCCGGCTCTTCGGCCGTCGCCTGGGCGAGCTTTTCAGGGCGTGA
- a CDS encoding sigma-54-dependent Fis family transcriptional regulator, translated as MESGSPLSPERQNQLASELLKICQRMNSERDLGALLELIANEATKLLEADRASLFLLDREKNQLWSRIALGSDEIRFDARLGVAGSVVSSGAVVNVRDAQSDPRFFRDIDLRTGYVTRSLLAVPLRNHDRTILGVFEVLNKTTGAFGNEDEEILKALAAQAAIAIETAQLLDRIKRHRDRLQEENAQLWKEVEARYAEGSIVGGSDRIRAVLRLIRQIGNSAVNVLITGESGTGKELAAKAIHYGSLRARKPFVALNCAALPEALVESELFGIEKGVATGVERRIGKIEASDGGTLFLDEIGDLSLAAQAKLLRVLQEKAVERVGGRKLIPVDLRVLSATNKNLEAEIRNGSFREDLYYRLKVIHIEMPPLREIPEDIALLARHFLASYCREAGRELLELTAEAEEACRRYRWPGNVRELENEMRRLAVSVTGKGVSLDDLSAPIRAAWSAGRPASRPRFLKDMIADLERRMIQEALQESQHNQLRTAKALGLSRHGLIKKMKRYNIRPQDS; from the coding sequence ATGGAATCCGGCAGTCCCCTGTCTCCCGAACGGCAGAATCAGCTTGCTTCGGAGCTTCTGAAGATCTGCCAGAGAATGAACTCGGAGCGCGACCTCGGAGCGCTTCTCGAGCTCATCGCCAACGAAGCCACGAAGCTCCTCGAGGCGGACCGCGCCAGCCTGTTTCTTCTCGATCGAGAAAAAAATCAGCTTTGGTCCAGGATCGCTCTGGGAAGCGACGAGATCCGCTTCGACGCCAGGCTGGGAGTTGCGGGCTCGGTCGTTTCCAGCGGGGCGGTCGTCAACGTCCGGGACGCACAGAGCGATCCGCGTTTCTTCAGGGACATCGACCTGAGGACCGGTTACGTCACGCGCTCCCTGCTCGCCGTGCCGCTCAGAAACCACGACCGAACGATCCTCGGCGTCTTCGAGGTCCTGAACAAGACGACGGGCGCCTTCGGCAACGAAGACGAGGAAATTCTTAAGGCGCTGGCGGCCCAGGCGGCGATCGCGATCGAAACCGCGCAGCTCCTGGATCGGATAAAACGCCACCGCGACCGGCTGCAGGAGGAGAACGCGCAGCTCTGGAAAGAGGTGGAGGCCCGGTACGCCGAAGGGAGCATCGTCGGCGGCAGCGACAGGATCCGGGCGGTGCTGCGCCTCATCCGGCAGATCGGCAACAGCGCCGTCAACGTCCTCATCACGGGGGAGAGCGGCACCGGAAAAGAGCTTGCCGCGAAAGCCATCCATTACGGCAGCCTGCGGGCGCGCAAGCCCTTCGTCGCTCTCAACTGCGCGGCCCTGCCGGAAGCGCTCGTCGAGAGCGAGCTGTTCGGCATCGAGAAGGGAGTGGCCACCGGCGTGGAGCGGCGGATAGGAAAAATCGAGGCGTCCGACGGCGGAACCCTGTTCCTGGACGAGATCGGAGATCTCAGCCTCGCCGCGCAGGCCAAGCTCCTGCGCGTCTTGCAAGAGAAGGCGGTCGAACGCGTCGGCGGGCGCAAGCTGATCCCGGTGGACCTGCGGGTCTTGTCCGCGACCAACAAGAATCTCGAAGCGGAGATCAGAAACGGCAGCTTCCGCGAAGACCTCTACTATCGTTTGAAGGTGATCCATATCGAAATGCCGCCGCTCCGCGAGATACCGGAGGACATTGCGCTGCTGGCCCGCCACTTCCTGGCGAGCTACTGCCGTGAGGCGGGAAGGGAGCTGCTGGAGCTCACGGCCGAGGCCGAGGAGGCGTGCCGCCGCTATCGCTGGCCGGGAAACGTCCGGGAGCTGGAAAACGAGATGAGGCGGCTTGCGGTGTCGGTTACGGGAAAGGGAGTGTCGCTCGACGATCTCTCTGCGCCGATACGCGCGGCGTGGAGCGCCGGGCGGCCGGCAAGCCGGCCGAGATTCCTGAAAGACATGATCGCCGATCTGGAAAGGCGGATGATTCAGGAGGCCTTGCAAGAATCGCAGCACAACCAGCTGCGCACGGCAAAGGCTCTGGGGTTAAGCCGCCACGGGCTGATCAAGAAGATGAAAAGGTACAACATCCGGCCCCAGGATTCCTGA
- a CDS encoding sigma-54 dependent transcriptional regulator, whose product MSHRLLLVDDEPLNLDLLEQELSPHGYEIEKAANGPAALRRIAESAPDLVLLDYQMPGMNGIDVVKEIRRQGKDLPVIMITAYGSIERAVEAMKAGADDFVTKPFDPDHLALVIKKATERIQLRTGFEVLAEEIGGRYRLIAGSSPSMAHAVTQARKAAPSRSTVLLLGESGTGKEIFARSMHDWSERHSKPFVAINCAGLSRELLESELFGHEKGSFTGAYHLKRGKLELAHGGTVFLDEVGDISHELQTKLLRFLQEREFERVGGTQPIAVDVRIIAATNRDLEDAVRQGSFREDLYHRLNVIAIALPPLRERREDIAVLAEYFLRRFSFETKKHFTGISTDAQQRLLSYTWPGNVRELANVIERAVVLGDPPTLTIQQLPWRVSGLQSPEPTETQPYHAAINSYRRRLIVSALAQVGGNRAAAAKALGLHRTHLLKLMKALGVE is encoded by the coding sequence ATGTCCCACAGGCTGCTTCTCGTCGACGACGAGCCGCTCAATCTCGACCTCCTCGAACAAGAGCTTTCACCGCACGGGTACGAGATCGAAAAGGCCGCAAACGGTCCCGCCGCCTTGAGAAGGATCGCGGAGAGCGCCCCCGACCTGGTTCTGCTCGACTACCAGATGCCGGGAATGAACGGAATCGACGTCGTCAAGGAAATCCGCAGGCAGGGCAAGGACCTTCCCGTGATCATGATCACGGCCTACGGCAGCATCGAGCGCGCCGTGGAGGCGATGAAGGCGGGCGCGGACGACTTCGTGACCAAGCCATTCGATCCCGACCACCTGGCGCTGGTCATCAAAAAAGCGACCGAGCGGATCCAGCTCAGGACCGGCTTCGAGGTTCTCGCGGAGGAAATCGGCGGCCGATATCGCCTGATCGCTGGAAGCAGCCCGTCGATGGCGCATGCGGTCACCCAGGCCCGCAAGGCCGCGCCGAGCAGGTCCACGGTCCTGCTGCTCGGAGAGAGCGGTACGGGAAAGGAGATTTTCGCCCGTTCGATGCACGACTGGAGCGAGCGCCACTCCAAGCCGTTCGTGGCGATCAACTGCGCCGGACTTTCCAGAGAGCTGCTGGAGAGCGAGCTGTTCGGACACGAAAAGGGCTCCTTTACCGGCGCCTACCATCTGAAGCGCGGCAAACTGGAACTGGCGCACGGCGGGACGGTTTTTCTGGACGAGGTCGGCGATATCTCGCACGAGCTGCAGACCAAGCTCCTCAGGTTTCTCCAGGAGCGCGAGTTCGAGCGCGTCGGCGGGACTCAGCCCATCGCCGTCGACGTCCGCATCATCGCCGCGACGAACCGCGACCTCGAGGATGCCGTCAGGCAGGGCTCTTTTCGCGAAGATCTCTATCACCGGCTGAACGTGATCGCGATCGCCCTTCCCCCGTTGCGGGAGCGGCGAGAGGACATCGCGGTGCTGGCGGAATATTTTCTGCGGCGTTTTTCTTTCGAGACGAAAAAACATTTCACCGGCATCTCGACCGACGCCCAGCAGCGCCTGCTGTCCTATACATGGCCCGGAAACGTGCGGGAGCTGGCGAACGTGATCGAACGCGCCGTGGTGCTGGGAGATCCGCCGACCCTGACGATCCAGCAGCTGCCCTGGCGGGTCTCCGGCCTCCAATCGCCGGAGCCAACGGAAACACAGCCGTACCATGCGGCGATCAACAGCTACCGGCGGCGGCTCATCGTCTCCGCCCTTGCACAAGTCGGGGGTAATCGCGCCGCGGCGGCAAAGGCGTTGGGCCTTCACAGGACGCACCTGCTGAAGCTCATGAAGGCCCTCGGCGTCGAATAG
- a CDS encoding alpha/beta hydrolase yields the protein MPFHRTALEMIQQLAGFRVDHYPPEKTKFKSALVLVHGAWCSTEAWESWATHFCNLGWDCFAADLRRPADARLTLASWAANLRQLLAAFPFPPVLLGINVGALAALAASGRASALVLVSPSPPGNFPASRSRAVRLLSLKYSALIWLRRVIRPDGKDFDRYFANHLPPGQRAEVLSRTVPESPHIVRELLSPASRFEPGSADAPLLLLAGRQDRLYPPADAERLARWLGADFRLYDSHGHWMIAGPGEAIVRDTHRWLVQRLGDRILLESFQ from the coding sequence TTGCCGTTTCACCGCACTGCCCTCGAGATGATCCAGCAGCTGGCCGGGTTCCGGGTCGACCACTATCCGCCGGAGAAAACGAAATTCAAGTCCGCCCTTGTGCTGGTTCACGGCGCCTGGTGCAGCACCGAGGCCTGGGAGAGCTGGGCCACCCACTTTTGCAACCTCGGCTGGGATTGCTTTGCGGCGGATCTGCGGCGGCCCGCCGACGCGCGACTGACTCTCGCCTCCTGGGCCGCCAACCTACGACAGCTGCTTGCCGCCTTTCCCTTTCCCCCGGTGCTCCTCGGCATCAACGTCGGCGCTCTCGCAGCGCTCGCGGCCTCAGGCCGAGCTTCCGCGCTGGTGCTCGTTTCTCCCTCGCCGCCCGGAAATTTTCCCGCCTCGCGGTCGCGGGCCGTGAGGCTCCTCTCCCTCAAGTACTCTGCGTTGATCTGGCTCCGCCGAGTCATTCGCCCAGACGGGAAAGACTTCGACCGCTACTTCGCCAACCACTTGCCTCCCGGCCAGCGGGCGGAGGTCCTGAGCCGTACGGTGCCCGAGTCACCTCATATCGTCCGCGAGCTACTGTCGCCCGCGAGCCGCTTCGAACCTGGATCCGCCGACGCTCCGCTCCTGCTTCTCGCCGGGCGTCAGGACCGTCTGTACCCGCCCGCAGATGCCGAGCGGCTGGCAAGATGGCTCGGAGCCGATTTCCGCCTCTACGACTCCCATGGCCATTGGATGATCGCGGGACCGGGCGAGGCGATCGTCCGGGATACCCATCGTTGGCTGGTCCAGCGGCTGGGCGATCGCATCCTCCTCGAGTCCTTCCAGTAG
- a CDS encoding TlpA disulfide reductase family protein has product MSARWSNLLFLALCLALAPAAAPAQSKINYKVIPNLNPMNDGAATPDFALVGVDGKKLSLKDFRGKTVFLNFWATWCAPCREEMPAMERLYQEFKDRKFVVLAVNVKDRKQEALAFIKELRLTYPVMFDPDAQVAALYGAWGLPTTYLIGPKGEGLARAWGPADWYSPAARKLIREILEKR; this is encoded by the coding sequence ATGTCGGCCCGGTGGTCCAACCTGTTGTTCCTGGCGCTCTGCCTTGCGCTCGCTCCCGCCGCAGCCCCGGCGCAGTCGAAGATCAACTACAAGGTAATTCCCAACCTCAACCCCATGAACGACGGCGCGGCGACGCCCGACTTCGCCCTCGTTGGCGTCGACGGCAAGAAGCTCTCGCTCAAGGACTTCAGAGGGAAAACGGTCTTTCTCAATTTCTGGGCGACCTGGTGCGCTCCCTGCCGCGAGGAAATGCCCGCGATGGAGCGGCTCTATCAGGAGTTCAAGGACAGGAAATTCGTCGTGCTCGCGGTGAACGTCAAGGACCGCAAGCAGGAGGCGCTGGCCTTCATCAAGGAGCTCAGGCTCACCTACCCCGTGATGTTCGATCCCGACGCGCAGGTCGCCGCGCTCTACGGCGCCTGGGGGCTTCCCACGACCTATCTGATCGGCCCCAAGGGTGAAGGGCTCGCCCGCGCCTGGGGGCCGGCCGACTGGTACAGCCCCGCGGCCCGCAAGCTGATCCGAGAAATCCTCGAGAAGCGATGA
- a CDS encoding cytochrome c biogenesis protein CcdA, translating into MSDVNIYVAFAAGILSFLSPCVLPLIPSYLSFVSGVSLEEMQSERVARRVALNSIAFIAGFSLVFVSLGASASFLASLFLGYRGFIRVLGGLFIVCVGLYLLGLFKVPLAERYLQFHLKDKPAGYLGSALVGVTFAVAWTPCVGPILGAILTLAGTSAEVGRGMLLLSAYAGGLALPFFLSAVAVNSFFQFSRSIRRHLEVIHRAGGALLLLVGLLLLTDMMTWLNTYALRLTPEWLLKRL; encoded by the coding sequence ATGAGCGACGTCAACATTTATGTCGCGTTTGCCGCCGGTATCCTTTCGTTTCTCTCCCCCTGTGTCCTGCCGCTGATTCCGTCCTATCTCTCGTTCGTTTCGGGCGTCTCGCTCGAGGAGATGCAGAGCGAGCGGGTCGCTCGTCGCGTCGCTCTGAACTCGATCGCGTTCATCGCGGGTTTCTCGCTGGTCTTCGTTTCGCTGGGCGCCTCGGCGAGTTTCCTGGCGAGCCTGTTTCTCGGCTACCGCGGCTTCATCCGCGTCCTCGGGGGCCTTTTCATCGTCTGCGTCGGGCTCTACCTGCTCGGCCTCTTCAAAGTCCCTCTCGCGGAGCGCTATCTGCAGTTTCATCTGAAGGACAAGCCCGCCGGATATCTCGGGTCGGCGCTGGTGGGCGTCACCTTCGCCGTGGCCTGGACGCCCTGCGTCGGCCCCATCCTCGGCGCCATCCTGACCCTCGCCGGAACCTCGGCCGAGGTCGGCCGGGGTATGCTCCTCCTTTCGGCCTACGCGGGCGGCTTGGCGTTGCCGTTTTTCCTGAGCGCCGTGGCCGTGAATTCCTTTTTTCAGTTCTCGCGCAGCATCAGGCGCCACCTCGAAGTCATCCACAGAGCAGGCGGCGCGCTCCTGCTGCTCGTGGGCCTCCTGCTGCTCACGGACATGATGACCTGGCTCAACACCTACGCGCTGCGGCTGACACCGGAGTGGCTGCTCAAGAGACTGTGA
- the folE gene encoding GTP cyclohydrolase I FolE: MEEQIRFILKALGEDPEREGLIKTPARVAQALSYLTQGYKMDPEKVINDALFTEDYEEMIVQKDIDFFSLCEHHLLPFFGKAHVAYIPHHKIVGISKLARLVDVYARRLQVQERLTSQIATTIMEKLDPLGVAVVIEAEHLCMRMRGVEKQNSMIITSTLLGAFRSRQETRNEFMNLIRPRS; the protein is encoded by the coding sequence ATGGAAGAGCAGATTCGGTTTATCCTCAAGGCGCTGGGAGAGGACCCTGAGCGGGAGGGCCTGATCAAAACCCCGGCTCGCGTGGCCCAGGCGCTCTCGTACCTCACGCAGGGCTACAAGATGGATCCGGAGAAGGTGATCAACGACGCCCTGTTCACCGAGGACTACGAGGAAATGATCGTCCAGAAGGACATCGATTTCTTCTCCCTCTGCGAGCACCACCTGCTGCCGTTCTTCGGCAAGGCGCACGTCGCCTACATTCCGCATCACAAGATCGTGGGGATCTCCAAGCTCGCCCGGCTGGTCGACGTCTACGCCCGCCGGCTGCAGGTTCAGGAGCGGCTCACGAGCCAGATCGCGACGACGATCATGGAGAAGCTGGACCCGCTGGGAGTCGCCGTGGTCATCGAGGCCGAGCACCTGTGCATGAGAATGCGCGGGGTCGAAAAGCAAAACTCGATGATCATCACCAGCACGCTCCTCGGCGCCTTTCGCTCGCGGCAGGAAACCCGCAACGAGTTCATGAACCTGATACGCCCGAGGAGCTGA